CTCGCTGTCTATTTAGGAACAACGTATTTCCAGTCACCGAAAACCAAGGCTAGAATCGCCATCAAAAAATCTCAGGAAATGGCGGACAGAATTTCGCAGCTGACGAATTTTGCTGAGTTGCGAACGGAATATGTCGAGATCCAGACAAACATACAGGAAGCCCAGAATTTCTATAATACAAATCAGTATCCTGAAGCCATGGCGAAATCCAAAGAAGCATCGTCGGCTGCATCGAGGATATTGAACGCGGCCAGAGGGGAGGAGAGAAACCCGGACGCAAAGATCATGCGACTGGAAGGGAAGGTGGAGCTTCAGCGAAGAGGCCAGGGAATCTGGGAGTCGGCGAAACCGCGAGACGATCTCTTTGAAGGGGATTTTGTAAAGACAGGAAAAAATGGCGCAGCAGAAATTACCGTTGGAAATATTGTCCTGAAGCTCGGTTCGGACACGCTCTACGAGGTTACGTCCAAACGGGAGGGAATAGAAGGTGGAAAGCCCAAGATAAGGATGGTAATGGGTGAAATAAATATCTTCACTCAATCCACCGGAGCTGGAGTCGAAACCCCCGCTCTCTTCGCAAACCTGAACCAGCAGACCGTAGCCGAGATTACGACCGACAGCCAGAAGGGAGGGTCGGCGACGATCCTGGGTGGTGAAGGGGGTACGGTTCAAATTGGTGAGGAGACGACCAATATCGGAGAGAGGGAACGTCTCCAGGTCGCGGGAAATCGAGTCGTGAACCGGACCAGGGTTTTGCCATCTCCGCCCATCCTGTCGCCCGCGGATAACCGGTCCTTTAGCAGTACATCGCGTGAAGGGGTTCGCCTTGAGTGGGGCAGGGTAGAAGGGGCTTTGAAGTATCACGTTCAGATCTCCAAAACCCAATTCTTTACAAAGCTTCTGGACTATGGTGATTTTACCCGTACCAAGACCTTCGTTCAATTGAAAATTACGGCGGTCGGGGACTATTACTGGCGTGTGGCGGGTGTCGATGAGAAGGGTCAGGATGGAGTTTACTCCGTTCCGAAAAAATTCCGTCTCGTACCACCTTCCGATCTGGAAGTACGGAGAGCCGAACCTCCCAAAATTGATATTGGTTCGATCGAGGTCATTGCCCGGGTATGTGTGATCAAGGGAATAGTGGAATCCGGGGCTCACGTGGAAATTAACGGGGAAAAAGTCGAAATCAAGCCGGATGGATCCTTTACTCACGTCATTACCTTTAATTCTCTGGGGATGAATGAAATCAGCATCAAGGCATCCAATGCTTCGGGAGGGGAGACGGTCGTGCGAAAACAGGTATTAATCGAGGAATATTGAAATGCTTTCTTTCCTATTCAAGCTCTTTTCGAACGACCTGGCTATTGATCTGGGCACGGCCAATACGCTGGTCTTTGCCAAGGGGAGAGGGATTGTGGTTGAGGAACCCTCCATCGTGGCAAAGAATACAGTCACTAATAAAGTCGAAGCTGTGGGCATCGAGGCCAAGGAAATGCTTGGCCGCACTCCCGGGAATATCATTGCCATCCGTCCCATGAAAGATGGCGTGATCGCCGACTTTGAAGTTACAGAACAGATGCTCCAGTATTTTATTCGAAAAGCCCATGGCCGTTCTTATCTCATGCGGCCCAGAATCGTGATCTCCGTGCCCGCGGAAATCACGCAGGTGGAAAAACGGGCAGTGAAGGATTCTGCCATGAAGGCAGGGGCTTCGGAAGTCTATCTGATTGAGCAGGCTATGGCGGCCGCCATCGGGGCCGGTCTGCCCATTGTGGAACCCTCCGGCAATATGATTGTGGACATTGGTGGAGGAACGACCGACGTGGCCGTGATTTCCCTTGCCGGGATCGTGTACTCACGTTCCGTCCGTATTGCTGGAAACGAAATGGATCAGTCGATCATCCAGTACCTGAAGAAGAAGTACAATCTGCTGATTGGAGAGAGAACAGCGGAACAGGTGAAGATGGAAATAGGGAGCGCCTTCCCCCTGGACAAGCCTCTTACAATGGAAATCAAGGGCCGTGACCTGGTGGAAGGGATTCCCAAGTCAATCCAGGTTACGGATGAGGAGATTCGGGAAGCACTTGCTGAAGTGGTGGGTACCATTGTTGAAACCGTAAAGGTGACCCTGGAACGCACGCCTCCTGAGCTTTCAGCCGATATTATGGACAAGGGTATCATTATCGGTGGAGGGGGTTCTCTTCTTAAAAATCTCGATCAGCGTTTGCGGGAAGAAACGGGCCTCCCTGTCTCGGTTGCAGAAAATCCCCTGGCCTGTGTTGCACTGGGAACCGGTCAGATGCTGGTGGATTTTCAACTCTTGAGACGAATTGCGATTCCGTAAAGCACCTCCAGAATTTCATTTTCTTCTCGCTCTTCTCCTGGGTGTTCTCATCCTTGCCACCCGGGTTCAACGTGAATTTCTTGCCGAGATCTCCCTGAACCTTGTCAGTATTCCCCTGAGAGCTGTTTCGTGGGTAAGTCATTCTTATACTGATTTTCGGAACGAATATCTTCGTGACCGGGAGAGACAACAGATTATTGAAGAACTTCAAAAGGAGAAGATCGATCTCCAAAACCAGGTCAACCTTTTAACTCTTCAGCTTCTTACCGTGCGTTCGGAGCAGGAATTGGTCACCTTCCAGGGAAAGGATCGGGAAGGGATTCTGGTTCGTGTCATCACGAACGGTCCCATGATTACCATCAACCGGGGATCAACCTCGGGAATTCGCAGAAACAGTGTCGTGGTCTCGGGACAGGGCCTTGTGGGGATGGTGGTGCGTCCCGGGCTGATGGTCAGTCAGGTTCTCCCCATCACAAATCCGCTGGCCAGCGTGTCTGTTGTGGACAGCAGGAATGGAGAGCACGGTATTGTGCGCGGGTTGGGAAATGGATATCTCCAGCTTCAATACCTCCCGGCGACATCATCCGTGCTGACGGAGGATCTCCTGATTTCGGACGGTCGGGACGGTATCTTTCCGGAGGGAATGATCGTTGGCCGTGTCCTTTCCGTTCAGCGGGATGAGTTTTCCCTGACTGCGGTCCTTGAACCATCCGTCGTCTATCCCCTGCTTGATGTCATGTTTGTCTTTTCATCCGAAGGAGAAGGGCAGACATGATTGCTCCTCCTCTCTATCTGATAATTCTGGCGCTTTGTGGAAGCCTTGTGCTTTCCGTGGTATGGCCTCAGGGGGCCTGGATCGAACTTCTGGCTCCTGCGATTGTCACAGTAGGACTGACATGCAAGGGTTCCGGCATTATCTATGTCGGTCTTGCCGCAAGTTTTCTCATCGATATTCTCTTTGGAATGCCTGTGGGTTCCATGTGTGCCTTTTATCTTCCCTGTGCCTATCTGGGTGTTCGTGCCGGGTATCAGATGAATATCCGGTCTCGATGGACCGTCATCATTACGTCAGGGATTATTTTCCTGATTTCCCTGGGTATCTGGTTTCTGATCACCGGAACCCTGGCGGGAGATATTGCCTTTCCTTTCGGCCTTCCGAGCCTGGCAGTCGGATCCATACTTGCGGGATTATTGTGGAAACCTTCTCTGACCGTCTGAGGATCATGCAGGTATTTCTGGGGATTGTCTTCGGTCTGCTCCTGGTGCGTTATGGCGAACTGCAGCTGATCCGGGGAAGTGATTATGAGATCCGGGCAGAAAACAATACGACACGGTATGTTCGTATCCAGCCTCAACGAGGTCTGGTCATCGGATCGGATGGGATTACGATAGGATCGAGAATCCTGACTTTTCATCTGGATGTTTATGGTGCCGATCGACAGACGCTGATACATCTTGCAGAGGTCCTGCGGGCTCTCCTTCCCCATCGATCGGAGGAGATTGATCGGAGATCCAGGGAGTGGAATTCTCGATCCCCCTACATCCCGGTCACCCTCCTCCGCAACCTGTCCATCGAGGAACTGGGACTCATCGAATCCAGAAGATTCTATTACCCGCAGTTTTTCATTCAACAGGCACTCTCCCGCCACTACCCTAAGGGAAACCTCTTCTGTCACGCACTTGGATATGTGGGCGATGTGTCACTGTCAGACCTGTCTGAAAACGAATCTTTAACAGCCGGAGATCAGATCGGGAAAACCGGACTGGAGCAGTTTTACGATCGCCAGCTCCGTGGCGAGGCAGGGGAATGGCTGGTGGTTGTTGATGCTACCGAAAAAGAGATCAACCGTTTTCTTCGGACTCCCGATCGAACCGGCGATACTCTTAGAGTTTCCCTTAATGCACGAGTCCAGGAAGAGGCGGCGAAACTCATGGAGGGAAAGACAGGAAGTGTTGTCCTCATGAAGTTGAATGGGGAAATACTGGTTTACCTTTCACTTCCTCAATATGATCCCAATCTCTTCCTGACCGGATTGACTCGAGCTCAATGGAAAGGCCTGATCAATGACCCGGGAAACCCGCTGCTGGATCGCTGTGTTAAGGGTCTCTACCCGCCTGGATCCCTTATCAAACCCTTTCTCGCCGCCAATGCCTTGAGTTCCGGTCGGATTACGCCCCAGCAGACGGTGACGTGTGCGGGCGGCTATCGTCTGGGTGACCATTTCTACCGATGCTGGCAGAGGGGGGGGCATGGGGTGGTGAATCTGGAACTGGCCCTTGAACGTTCCTGTGATACGTATTTTTATGTTCTTGCCAGAAATTCGGGCATCAACACTCTGGCTTCCTGGATGCGATCCTGCGGGTTGGGTACGATCACCGGGATCGATTTTCCTCAGGAATCATCGGGTCTTGTTCCGGATGAAGCCTGGAGCCTTGATGTTCGAAAAATTCCATGGATTCCCGGTGAGACCATTTCCGTAGGCATTGGTCAGGGACCGGTTCTCGTGACACCTCTCCAGATGGCAACGCTCTATGCCGGCCTTGCCAATCAGGGAAATGTGCCCAGACCAAGATTTCTTCCGGACAAGAAGACAGAGTACCGGGACATGAATCTTGATCCGGAGTCCCTGAAAATCGTCCTTAAGGCCCTGAAAGATGTGGTCGAATCACCGAGGGGCACGGCCCATGGTATCTACGGTATCCCCCTGGTAAGCGGAAAAACGGGAACCGCTCAGGTCATGCGGGAAGTTGAGGGACAACCCTATCTGAAAGAACATTCATGGTTCGCCGGGTTTGCACCATCCGATCATCCGGAAGTCGCGGTTTGCGTTATAGTGGAAAACGCCGGCCATGGTTCTGAAGTGGCAGCTCCCATCGCTGCGAGGCTTCTCCGCATGGCATTATCACCACCCTCATGAAACGTCTTGATCTATACCTCCTGATCCCGGCTCTTCTTATCAATGCCATGTCTCTGTGGATTTTTTTTCACGGTTCTCCCCAGCTCTTTACCCGTCAGGCCCTTTTTACCGTGGCAGGCCTGATCCTGATGATCCTCGTGACGAGCGTCCATCATCTTGTTTGGATTCGGATCTCCCATCTCTTCTATGGGCTGAACCTTATCCTGCTTCTCCTTGTCCTGATGGCGGGAAGAGAGATCCATGGAGCCAGATCATGGTTTCATCTCGGGCCGGTTAACCTCCAGCCCTCAGAAGGGCTGAAGATTGTGCTGTGTCTGATCCTGGTCCCTATTCTGATCCGTCGGGAACGATTTCGTTCCTGGATGCCCCTCGCGGTTGTACTGCCCCCTCTTGTCCTGATTATATTTCAACCCGACCTGGGTTCTGCAGCCTCCCTGTCGGCAATTCTTCTAATGGCTTATTTCTTAAGCCCCATGCCCCTTCGGAAGATATTTTATGCCCTGGCCGGGCTTGCCGGAATTGTTCTGCTTTCCTGGTTTTTTCTTCTCAAACCGTATCAGAAGCAGAGAGTCCTGACATTCTTCTTTCCTGAACGGGCCCCTGCCAATTACCGTTATCAGGTGCAGCAATCGCTGATTGCCATCGGATCGGGACGGATAACAGGCAGAGGTTTTGAATCAAGCACCCAGGGACAGCTGCGATTTCTTCCCGCTCAGTACACTGACTTTATCGTTGCGGTCTTTGCCGAACAAAGAGGTTTTATCGGAATCGCTGTTCTTCTCCTGCTCTACTTTTTTATTCTTTTTCGGGGTCTGCTTGTGTCTCTGCAGGCAGGGGAGTCAGAAGGAGCCCTCCTTGTCTGTTTAATTCTTGCATTCTTTATTTTTCATGTCGTTTATAATATTGCCATGGTCGCCGCTATGGTTCCCATCACGGGAATTCCTCTTCCCTTCATGTCGTATGGGGGAAGTTTCCTCGTCACCTGTTATATCGGGCTCGGTCTCATGATGAACGTGTCCGCTCATCGGTTTGGTGCCCAGTGAGGTGCGAACTTTACTTCAATATTACGCCCGGCCTTACCCGGGCGGCCCTGGTGGAGGAGGGAAAGCTCGTGGAGCTCTTTGTCGAGTTTCCAGAGCAGCGGTCCATCGTGGGAAATATCTACAGGGTCTCAGTCCGAAAAATCGTGCCGGGAATTTCCTGCGCTTTTGTCAATATGGGCCACGAGCGGGATGGGTTCCTGTACGTCGATGACGTTGTTGAGGATGCTGATTCCTGGGAAGAGATCTTTAAAACAGACGAGGAGAACCACCGTTCACGATCCCGCCAGTCCATATCAGCTCTTCTCAGAACCGGACAATCCATTGTTGTGCAGGTCATTCGGGACCCCCTGCCCAACAAAGGGCCAAGAGTCACCAGTCAGCTGGCCCTTCCAGGGAAATATATGGTTTTCATTCCTGGCCGATCCTTCGTCGGTGTATCCAAGAAGATCGAGGATCATGATGAGAGAAAGCGGTTAAAGACCATTGCCCAGGAACTGGCGGACTCGATCAACGGAGGGATTATCATCAGAACGGCAGCAGATCGGGTTTCAAGGGAGAACCTTGAGACCGACGCCGCCTATTTGAAGAACCTCTGGCAATCCATCCATGAAAAGAGTTCGCGGGCTCCGGTCCCGTCCCTTCTCCACAAGGAACTTCCATTACCTCTCAAACTGGTCCGGGATATGGCGACCGAAGATCTGGCTCGCATCGTAGTCGATGACCGACTCGCCTTTGAAGAAATCAATACCTTTTTAAAACTCGTTCCATCTCACTCGCCGCCTGAAGTGCGCCTGCACGAAGCTCCTCTTCCGCTCTTTGAGATGCACGATATCGAAAAAGAGATATCGAAAGCCATGAAACCCAAAGTATGGCTTAAACATGGAGGTTATCTCGTAATAAACCAGACGGAAGCCCTTGTGGCTATCGATGTGAATTCAGGTAAATTTATTTCAAGGGGTGACCTGGAAGATACTGCCTATCGAACCAATCTGGAGGCTGTCTCGGAAATTGTGCGGCAGATCCGCCTCCGTAACCTCGGAGGGATTCTTGTCCTGGATCTTATCGATATGGAACGGGAGAATCACCGTAAAGCTGTGTTGGAGAAGCTGGAAGAGGAGTTGATCAAAGACCGTGCGCACTCAAAATTGCTGGCGATCTCCTCTTTCGGCCTTGTGGAAATGACACGAAAACGAACCAAGGAAAATGTCGTTGCACAGCTGACTTCTTCCTGTGAATACTGCTCGGGATCCGGTCGAATTAAAAACCTGACCATGGTCTGCCTGGAACTTTACAATGAAATCAAAAAGGCAGCTGGCCCCATGGTCGACAACGTCATGGTGAAAGCCCACCCTCTTGTGATCGAAACGTTCCGAAATGAATGGCTCCCGAGTTCTAAAGACCCTCTCATCGGGAGACTGAACTTCACATACAAGGAAGATCTCCGTCTCCATATCGAAGAATTTCAGATCGTCGTTACCTGAATCAGAGTTCTTCCCGTTCCTCCATCCCTGACTCCGGATCTGCTTCTGAAACGTCAGGATCTGCACCTTGCATGACGGGGGTGTTGATTTTTCTGGCTCGGGTCAGAAATGCGGTGTGGGTGATATTCCGTTCGGAAGGACGAGTTTTTCCCGGACGGACCAGAATCTTCCGTTCCAGAATTTCCACAGTTTCGATATCGACAAACCCCTCACCCTGAAGCACCGATACGAGACGTTCAGTCTGGTTGTAACTGGGAGACAGGGAGAGCCAGGATGCTCCCCCCTCCAGAACCTGCCAGGCAGCACGGACAAGAGTCCAGGGTTCAGGTACATCGATGAAGCATGTTGTCATTCCTTCCACGGGGAATCCATGGATGGCCGCGTCGAGGAGGTGAAATTCAACCCGGGATGAAAGTCCAGCCCGTTCGACATTTTCTCGCGCCCTCTCCAGATGGTCATCCCTTCGTTCAATCGAGTATACCTTCCCTTCTTCGCCGACCAGTGTAGCCAGGGTGATCGTCATGGATCCCGAACCGCTTCCGCACTCGAGGACCCGACAACCCGAAACCACGTTGGAATGGAGGATCATCCATCCTGCATCCTTCGGGTAGGTTATGGTCGTCGTTCGCCGGACCTTCATTGTCCGCTCCGCTGTGGTGGGGCGTAACACGTGGAAAACTACGCCGGAGCTGCTTGTGAGTGTATCCCCGTACGACAGCGATTCAGGGAGAGAAATCTGCCCCTTCCGGGTTCCAAATGAACCGCCCGGACGATACCGCATAAAATGGTGGTCCCGTTCTCCGTTATGGAGTACGAGTTCGTCACCTTCCTGGAGAAAGGCCACGATCAGGCTCCCGGGCTCAGTACCCGGAACGCGGAATCCATGACCGTTCCGTCAACCCATTTAATGACTGCGGTGGCATGATCTTTGTCCAGTCGCGGGGCCTGAGGTTTCCCACAGGTTTTCAGTGCAATATCGTGAAGTTCTTCAATGGACACAATAGGGAGCCCCTTTTTTCGGGTCTCTGAAATCAGATCATTCCTTCCGGGGTTGATGGCGATGCCGCGCTCGGTCACGATGACGTCGACCAGCTCGGAGGGTCCGCATAAGGTGGTGACTTCCTCAACAATGATCGGGATGCGTCCCCGGTAGAGGGGAAAGGCGAGGATTGTCATGTCCGCAAAGAGGGCGTTTTGCCATCCGCCGATCCCATGGAGGAGATATCCGTCGGAATGGGTGACGACGTTTGCGTTGAAGGAGATATCCACTTCCGTTGCGCCAAGGACTGCCACGCCAACGTAAGGGGCAAAATTTCCCTTGGAGTGGTAGTTATAGCTGGTCAGGGGACTTGTCGCTACATGGTTTGGGTGATCCCGCAGGGATTTAACGCCTGCAAGGTCGAAACTTTGACCGTCCAGAATCGATCCGATCAAACCTTCCTCAAGAAGCTCCACCAGATATTGCGTGGACCCTCCGCGGGCGAAGGGCACCTTGATGCCTTTTTCACGCATCCGCTGTGCCATGAACTGGATGAATGCGAGGGAGATTCCACCCGCTCCCGCCTGGAAGGATTGACCCAGGTACCCTGCAGCTTCGATGAACCGGGATACGTATTCTGCAATCAGGAGCCGGGTGGGGCTTTTTGTGATTCTCGTGGTACCGGAGACAATCTGGGAGGGGTCCCCGACTCGATCCAGCACGACCACGTAGTCCACATGCTGGCCCTGAATTTCCCAGGGAATACAGGGGAAGGGGACGATATGGTCTGTTATGAGAATCACCTTGTCGGCATAAAGACTGTCTGCCAGACCAAATCCGAGAGGACCGCAGGCGCTGGGACCATTGACTCCGTTGGCATTCCCCATGATGTCCGAACATGGGGCAGGGATAATGCCGATATCAATTTTGAGCTCCCCATCCTGGATGGCCTGGTACCTGCCGCCATGGGATCTAAGAATTCCCATCCCCCGCATCTTTCCCTCGGAGCAGAACCGGCCGATCGGTCCGTTCATACTGCCCTCAATATGGTGAATCACTCCACTTTCCAGGTGGCGG
The window above is part of the Thermoanaerobaculia bacterium genome. Proteins encoded here:
- a CDS encoding methyltransferase domain-containing protein codes for the protein MAFLQEGDELVLHNGERDHHFMRYRPGGSFGTRKGQISLPESLSYGDTLTSSSGVVFHVLRPTTAERTMKVRRTTTITYPKDAGWMILHSNVVSGCRVLECGSGSGSMTITLATLVGEEGKVYSIERRDDHLERARENVERAGLSSRVEFHLLDAAIHGFPVEGMTTCFIDVPEPWTLVRAAWQVLEGGASWLSLSPSYNQTERLVSVLQGEGFVDIETVEILERKILVRPGKTRPSERNITHTAFLTRARKINTPVMQGADPDVSEADPESGMEEREEL
- the mreC gene encoding rod shape-determining protein MreC yields the protein MRFRKAPPEFHFLLALLLGVLILATRVQREFLAEISLNLVSIPLRAVSWVSHSYTDFRNEYLRDRERQQIIEELQKEKIDLQNQVNLLTLQLLTVRSEQELVTFQGKDREGILVRVITNGPMITINRGSTSGIRRNSVVVSGQGLVGMVVRPGLMVSQVLPITNPLASVSVVDSRNGEHGIVRGLGNGYLQLQYLPATSSVLTEDLLISDGRDGIFPEGMIVGRVLSVQRDEFSLTAVLEPSVVYPLLDVMFVFSSEGEGQT
- a CDS encoding Rne/Rng family ribonuclease — its product is MRCELYFNITPGLTRAALVEEGKLVELFVEFPEQRSIVGNIYRVSVRKIVPGISCAFVNMGHERDGFLYVDDVVEDADSWEEIFKTDEENHRSRSRQSISALLRTGQSIVVQVIRDPLPNKGPRVTSQLALPGKYMVFIPGRSFVGVSKKIEDHDERKRLKTIAQELADSINGGIIIRTAADRVSRENLETDAAYLKNLWQSIHEKSSRAPVPSLLHKELPLPLKLVRDMATEDLARIVVDDRLAFEEINTFLKLVPSHSPPEVRLHEAPLPLFEMHDIEKEISKAMKPKVWLKHGGYLVINQTEALVAIDVNSGKFISRGDLEDTAYRTNLEAVSEIVRQIRLRNLGGILVLDLIDMERENHRKAVLEKLEEELIKDRAHSKLLAISSFGLVEMTRKRTKENVVAQLTSSCEYCSGSGRIKNLTMVCLELYNEIKKAAGPMVDNVMVKAHPLVIETFRNEWLPSSKDPLIGRLNFTYKEDLRLHIEEFQIVVT
- the mrdA gene encoding penicillin-binding protein 2, producing the protein MQVFLGIVFGLLLVRYGELQLIRGSDYEIRAENNTTRYVRIQPQRGLVIGSDGITIGSRILTFHLDVYGADRQTLIHLAEVLRALLPHRSEEIDRRSREWNSRSPYIPVTLLRNLSIEELGLIESRRFYYPQFFIQQALSRHYPKGNLFCHALGYVGDVSLSDLSENESLTAGDQIGKTGLEQFYDRQLRGEAGEWLVVVDATEKEINRFLRTPDRTGDTLRVSLNARVQEEAAKLMEGKTGSVVLMKLNGEILVYLSLPQYDPNLFLTGLTRAQWKGLINDPGNPLLDRCVKGLYPPGSLIKPFLAANALSSGRITPQQTVTCAGGYRLGDHFYRCWQRGGHGVVNLELALERSCDTYFYVLARNSGINTLASWMRSCGLGTITGIDFPQESSGLVPDEAWSLDVRKIPWIPGETISVGIGQGPVLVTPLQMATLYAGLANQGNVPRPRFLPDKKTEYRDMNLDPESLKIVLKALKDVVESPRGTAHGIYGIPLVSGKTGTAQVMREVEGQPYLKEHSWFAGFAPSDHPEVAVCVIVENAGHGSEVAAPIAARLLRMALSPPS
- a CDS encoding FtsW/RodA/SpoVE family cell cycle protein, which codes for MKRLDLYLLIPALLINAMSLWIFFHGSPQLFTRQALFTVAGLILMILVTSVHHLVWIRISHLFYGLNLILLLLVLMAGREIHGARSWFHLGPVNLQPSEGLKIVLCLILVPILIRRERFRSWMPLAVVLPPLVLIIFQPDLGSAASLSAILLMAYFLSPMPLRKIFYALAGLAGIVLLSWFFLLKPYQKQRVLTFFFPERAPANYRYQVQQSLIAIGSGRITGRGFESSTQGQLRFLPAQYTDFIVAVFAEQRGFIGIAVLLLLYFFILFRGLLVSLQAGESEGALLVCLILAFFIFHVVYNIAMVAAMVPITGIPLPFMSYGGSFLVTCYIGLGLMMNVSAHRFGAQ
- a CDS encoding citrate lyase subunit alpha — protein: MSEFVTNRAGRRVPTEVNGIPQVPYKGVAQHIPDGRKWGAPIPTCARSPLDKRVKDLRTALEMAGLKDGMTIGIHHHFRNGDLIVNPLFDTIADMGIRDIVFAPSALFPCHEPLIRHLESGVIHHIEGSMNGPIGRFCSEGKMRGMGILRSHGGRYQAIQDGELKIDIGIIPAPCSDIMGNANGVNGPSACGPLGFGLADSLYADKVILITDHIVPFPCIPWEIQGQHVDYVVVLDRVGDPSQIVSGTTRITKSPTRLLIAEYVSRFIEAAGYLGQSFQAGAGGISLAFIQFMAQRMREKGIKVPFARGGSTQYLVELLEEGLIGSILDGQSFDLAGVKSLRDHPNHVATSPLTSYNYHSKGNFAPYVGVAVLGATEVDISFNANVVTHSDGYLLHGIGGWQNALFADMTILAFPLYRGRIPIIVEEVTTLCGPSELVDVIVTERGIAINPGRNDLISETRKKGLPIVSIEELHDIALKTCGKPQAPRLDKDHATAVIKWVDGTVMDSAFRVLSPGA
- a CDS encoding rod shape-determining protein translates to MLSFLFKLFSNDLAIDLGTANTLVFAKGRGIVVEEPSIVAKNTVTNKVEAVGIEAKEMLGRTPGNIIAIRPMKDGVIADFEVTEQMLQYFIRKAHGRSYLMRPRIVISVPAEITQVEKRAVKDSAMKAGASEVYLIEQAMAAAIGAGLPIVEPSGNMIVDIGGGTTDVAVISLAGIVYSRSVRIAGNEMDQSIIQYLKKKYNLLIGERTAEQVKMEIGSAFPLDKPLTMEIKGRDLVEGIPKSIQVTDEEIREALAEVVGTIVETVKVTLERTPPELSADIMDKGIIIGGGGSLLKNLDQRLREETGLPVSVAENPLACVALGTGQMLVDFQLLRRIAIP